The sequence tggtgcagctgcaagcagagcgtcgtggcgggatctacgtgtgaagcggagtacatggcagcctcggaggcagcgcatgaagcgatttgggtgaaggagttcatcaccgacctaggagtcatacccaatgcgtcggggccgatcaaactcttctgtgacaacactggagctattgccctcgccaaggagcccaggtttcacaagaagaccaggcacatcaagcgtcgtttcaactccatccgtgaaaatgttcaagatggagacatagagatttgcaaagtgcacacggatctgaatgtcgcagatccgctgactaaacctctctcgcgtgcaaaacatgatcaacaccagaactctatgggtgttcgattcatcacaatgtaactagattggtgactctagtgcaagtgggagactgttggaaatatgccctagaggcaataataaaagtattattatatttcaatgttcatgataaatgtcttttattcatgctataactgtattatccggaaatcgtaatacacgtgtgaatacttagaccacaatatgtccctggtgagcctctagttgactagctcgttgtgatcaacagatagtcatggtttcctgactatggacattggatgtcgttgataacgggatcacatcattaggagaatgatgtgatggacaagacccaatcctaagcatagcataaaagatcgtgtagttcgttttgctagagctttgccaatgtcaagtatctcttccttcgaccatgagatcgtgtaactcccggataccgtaagagtgccttgggtgtatcaaacgtcacaacgtaactgggtgactataaaggtgcattacaggtatctccgaaagtatctgttgggttgacacggatcgagactgggatttgtcactccgtatgacggagaggtatctctgggcccactcggtaatgcatcatcataatgagctcaatgtgaccaaggtgttggacacgggatcatgcattacggtacgagtaaagtgacttgccggtaacgagactgaacaaggtattgggataccgacgatcgagtctcgggcaagtaacgtaccgattgacaaagggaattgcatacagggtttgatcgaatcctcgacatcgtggttcatccgatgacaacatcgaggagcatgtgggagccatcatgggtatccagatcccgctgttggttattgacctgagagcgtctcggtcatgtctgcatgtctcccgaacccgtagggtctacacacttaaggttcggtgacgctagggttattaggaagactagtatgtgactaccgaatgttgttcggagtcccggatgggatcctggacgtcacgaggagctccggaagggtccggaggtaaagatttatatatgggaagttgtcaaacggacaccgggaagtttcggggtcataccggtattgtaccggggccaccggaagggttccgggggtccaccgggaggggccacccctcccggggggccacatgggctgcgtggggcagggagccagcccctggtgggctggccgcaccccctcccttgggcccttgcgcctagggttgaggggggaaccctagagggggcgcccccttggcttgggggcaagccaccctctcccctctccccttggccgccgcaccccccctagatgggttctagggggccggcccccttctcccttccccctataaatagaggggtgaggggagggcagccagaccaccctccaaggcgcagccctcccctccccaacacctctcctcctccgttgtgtgcttggcgaagccctgtcggagtactgcctctccaccatcaccacgccgtcgtgctgccggtggagctgtcttcctcaacctctccttccccttgctggatcaagaaggaggagacgtctcccgtcccgtacgtgtgttgaacgcggaggtgctgtccgttcagcacttggtcatcggtgattcgaatcacgtcgagtacgactccatcatcaccttgcaagcttccgcacgcgatctacaagtggtatgtagatgcaaactctctcccttgactcgttgcttagatgaactcatagatggatcttggtgaaaccgtaggaaaaattttaattttctgcaacgttccccaacaaggaactctcaatgaaagcaccaatgtcggtgtcaaaaccggcggatctcgggtagggggtcccgaactgtgcgtctaggcggatggtaacaggagacaagggacacgatgtttttacccaggttcgggccctcttgatggaggtaaaaccctactcctgcttgattgatattgatgatatgggtagtacaagagtggatctaccatgagatcaaggaggctaaaccctagaagctagcctatggtatgattgttgtaatggttgttgtcccctacggactaaagccctccggtttatatagacaccggagagggctagggttacacagagtcggttacaatggtaggagatctacatagccgtattgccaagcttgccttccacgccaaggaaagtcccatccggacacgggacggagtcttcaatcttgtatcttcgtagtcttggagtccggcggacgatgatagtccggctgtccggacacccctagtccaggactccctcagcttcaCTTGTGtagaatcagtaaatttgggttgaatactttaccctcgaaagctgttgcgatcccctacacttttgggttATCACCAACGCGATTCTGATGTTGACGGTCTGCACACGGGTATGCGATGCAAGCATCTCCTCCATCGTGTTCCACAGCTCTGCTGCGGTGTGGCACGTCGCCACCTGGATGGCCATCTCACGGGGCAGCGTGGTCAACAGGTAAGAGAACACCTGCTGATCGCACGCATACCACGCACTGAACTCCGGATTGGGAGCCTTGGACTTGGTCTTGCCGTCGTCGCTGGTGACTTCAATAATGTTCATCGGGGGCACCACCTGCTCGACGTCGAGGAAGGATGCCATTTGTGCTCCCCGGATGGCCGAGAGCATGGTGGCGCGCCATAGCGCTTCGTTCCCTCTCGTAAGCTTCTCTGTTGCGATGTGTGCAAATGGAGATGAAGGGAAGGAGTTCGCCGAAGAGCTTGCCATGGATGAATTCGAGgtaggctctgattaccatgaaagAAGAAAGGGTTTAAGCGTATGCACCTTGGCAGGGACGCGTGTGTGTTAATATAGAGGAAGGATTACAAGATCGGCAGGTTGTTTCTAGTCTTGACCTCTACTCCAAGCTATACAAGAGATAAGATCATCTGGCCTAACAACCTGCCGTATACACAACAATACGCACGCAATACCCACGCAATATACCCATCGTGACACTTGTCACGTTACGTACAAGCCTACTCTTTAACAAGGGCAAATAAGAAACTCAACTCTCATTTGTTTCTCGCGCGAATGAAACCTTCACCATCGTTGCTGGACATGCAGGTACCTTGGATGATGCCCGCGTGGCTCAGCCGCCACATAATAGCGACAAGTCAATGGGTATAAGTCTATCGACATGTGTCACTGCCTTGACGATGGGCGTCACCTTCCCATGATAGTCCTTCTAACATATTTTATTAAACAAAAAAGATTGGACCTAAACTTATTCTAGATCTATGACAGTCCCCATCCTCCAAGTCCTTGTTGTTCCCCTTCATGCTCATGGCAGGCGACCATGTCCATGTCTGACGGAGATAAGACCCATGAAATGAAGGTGTGGTCGCCAATGAGTAAGAGTAGGATATTGGACACGGACCAACCCACTCGAGACTTGAGGCCCAAACTGTCCGCCGCCAGTGGACGCGAAGTCGATGCTGGATGTGGACGGGCCAGCCTCATCGTCATAGCGGCGCCAACGAAGCACAGTTGACACCATGTTCGACTGAGTTGTGACAGTGTTGCAGGCGCGCGAGCGTGCGCGACCTCGTACATCGCCCGGTGCTCCATGACGAAGTTTGGGTTCTCCGTGGCCATGGTTGTCATGGCCTCCTCACTCGCGAGCTCGTCGTATGTTTGAGCCTCCACCAGCAGGTGGCGCTTGAGGAGGAAGAGGTTGTACCGCTACTCCTCTCTTGTGTGTGTTGGAACACCGACATCGGTTGCAGCTCTggtttctcctccgccatgtcGGCGTTGCAGTGCGCATGCGCCTGCGCCTGCTCCATGGGCAAGCCGACATGGAACAACACAAGAAGGATTGCCTCCATCATCCGGTCGTCGTCGGAGACCTCTAGGGAGCTGGCCGGCAGGCTAGCCTCTACCCTCCTCGCATGGCGGCACTGCAGCCAGCTCGTACTTCTGCTCCATCGAGAGGCTCTCTCACCGAGCAGCCTGTTTGAATGCGGTAGATATTCGCCCATCCCGTCGAGTCACATCTCTTTGGCAATATAGCTGAAGTGACAGTTATAATGTGTGACAAATTTTCAATACAAGATGATTTAGACTTCTATATGATCCACTTTGACAAAGTAGAGAGACACAGAAGAATTATAATTCAGGCTTCGATATGCGGTAATAGCTATATGAGCCAAGCTCATCTGCTCCTGATGAAATAGTaaatcccctccccccccccccccccccaaaaaaaaaaccAGACACATACGATCTAAATTTGTTTTTGACATTCAAGAGGTCCTGCAAACTTTCGTAGTATTTGGACATCCGACAAGGTCATGGAAAAAAACAAAATCGAGTCTAAATAGTGTATTTTTATACAGTTTCTTTTAGACCCAATTTTCTTTTGCCGCGACCTTCTCGAATGTCCAAATACCACGAATTTGTCGTCGAGGCCTGCATTGGGGGCGATGTTGCAGGGGCAAAGCCATGGTAGCGGCGGGAGGTTCTTAGGTAGGAAACAAGAGGGCGAAGGGTTTGGGCGAGGGGAAACTTGGGGGTCCGGAGTCAATAGTGGTGAAGGGTTTGGGGGAGGGGAAACTGGGGAATCGGGAGTCGCAGAGATGCATGGCGTGAAAGAGAGGGAACAGCCCGAGGTGGGATTGTAATTGACCACTTAAATGCAAATTGGCAAATTACCTCCTATATGATTAATAATTAGTTGTATTATTTGGGGCGGAGAAGAAAGGAATAAACCCTCACCGCCGTCGGGGCATGCAGGAACCGAAAATGATGCCCCCGTGGCTCAGCCACCATGCAATGGCAATAACTCAGCGGCTGCGAGTCTACCGACACGTGACGGTGACTCGATGATCGACGTGAGGGTCATAAGATGATGACCTCAACATTGTGTTTCCACGCTCAATTTCTGCGGTGTCTTGTGTCTTGTCTGAAAATGTGTTACTGTATTTTCTGCAGTGTCTTGTGTGAAGATGTTACTGAACTTCTGCGCTTTTGTTCATATACCGACCGTAGTAAGAGCTTTAATTTTTTGAGTGGGCGATGAGAAATCTGTGAATGTGTATTGAGGTAAAGAAAAAATACAAATCTTCTAAGTTTTGATGCAATGTTGAACATTTTTCCATTGTTAAAAGTGACAATTACAGTGCGTGATAAATTTCTAGATAAGATGATTCGGGCTTTATAAAAAAAGACAACGAAGAATTATGTATGAAAATGATTTAGCATACACAAAGTGCAAAGAAGAAGCCATTCTTCAGGCTGGGTCTGAAAAGACAGCCATGCATACTTCATCTTGTAAAGATGTGATTCATCATAGGCAGGCTTTACAAGAGCTACAACATCCAGTAATACAAAATCTTGTACCCAGAATAGAGTAAAGGGAGAGAAGTAACACGGCTTTTAGTGTGTACAAACAACAATTCAACTAACTGAACAGAAAATACAGTAAAAAAAACAAACGCTCCACAACTAGCTTGTTTTGAAACAAACTGATTCATGGGTTGGTGTGCATTTCGTCATTTCTGATGAATTATGTGATCATTGTTTTTTGCGAACATGACTCACTTATAAAGATTTACCGGAAATACGAAAGCAACCTAACATATAAAAATTATATTAAGATCTTGTTGGACACCTCCATCGCTCCGACGCGGCGACGCCACATAAACCCAGCAGATCGATTGGTGCATCGTCCGGTGGTTGTATCTCATCGTCTCCACCGAGATCATGCAGTCCGTCCAACACAACAACGAGACGGCGCACACTCTAATGACCGCGATCTGGCCCCTCTTCCTTGACAACCGCAACCAAAGCGGCTGCCAGGCACCCGAGGCCTACCACACCCTCCGCCAAAGCATCTCTCCATCAACGCCTACTTCACACGCATCAAAGTGTTGGCGACACGCTCCGGGACTATGGCATGCCTGTCTCCGATCGGGCTCTCGTCTCCAATATGGTATGTGGCCTCAGCAACAAATTTGCTCCCGTCGTCTCGCGGATCGCGGATGACCTACGAAACACGAAGCCACATCGACCGTGCTCTCTTATCTCACAAcaaggactaaaattttaacctaTACTGACCGAAGACGGAGCATCAGGATTCCCCTATGTGATCATGCATTGACTCTTATTGGCTGCATTTGTAGGAATATTGTCTATGAATGGCTTAAAAATGCTGAAATTGTCGTGTAAAAATGTAGAAATTATAGTGTATGTCCGCGAAACCTAAAACGCCAAAACTAGCTGAGACACCATATAAAATCCAGATCCTGCTCAAGCTTATAAAAGCCGGGCGGCCAGGGATTGAAACGCCAGAGATTTCTGGGAATCAATTAACATCCTTATGAACTTATGATTCCTACCACTGCTGCAAATACTTATATGATTGTATATTTAGAAAACAAAAAAGGCACACAACATAGATGCACTGTTAATCCAGTACCAACACCAATCAATACTGAGGACCTTCATCAGTTTGTACATCAAAATATATAGTCTTGTCTGCTCCAGGTAGCCATGTAACTGTGTCAACACGCGCCAGCTTGAAACCCAAACTTGCTGTCTTGGATATCATACACGACCCTGAATGATCTTGTTTCCCTGTTCCCCAGAATCGGAACCCCTGTCAGTCCAGCAACGTCTGGCCGAAATGTGGAGCAAATTTTATCTGCTGACACTCGATAGAACACATTCTCTGACGGGAGCTTCAAGATAGACCTTACAAATTTCATCTCCACCGTTGGCATGTCTCTCCAGTTCACCGAATCACTAGTGGACGTGAAACAAATTTTATTCCTTCCAGCTGCTTCTCGGGCATATCCCTTTGCTAGCATTGCCGCTGTGATCGCCTTGTCAAACGCACGAAACACCGGGGACAGAATGAACGTGTCGATCGTGCCAGAATCCAGTATCGTCATTCGAGTTGCGTAGATTGACGGGTCGACTTCAAGCCGTATCCCGTCGACCATCATGTCCAGCTGCTGAATAGCATACGCCGGGTTATCTCCGTGCGAGCCGTATTCGACCAACGGAATGAACTGTAAATTGTACCGATCATACGGCCCGATGGATAGAAATCCTCCGTTTCTATGATTACCAGGAAAGCAGTGAGAGAACGTGGTGTAGTTGGTATGGCGAACTACCTGACGAAAGAAGGAGTAAGTCTCACCCCCAAATCCAATAATGCCTGCATCAGCTGCATTGTACCTGTCATCTCCACTGCAGCCAAACATGAAATCATCAATGCTGAAGTTGTTTCCTAATGTGAGCTTGTCCTTGACCAAGCTTCCGGCCGTGTACTCTTCTGATGCATATCTCAAGCTGTAAAGGCAGCTATCTTGCTCCTCGTTGCAGCAAAAGGGAATACCAAGTGTTTCATGCACATAACCACAATCTTCAGTTGAGCAGCCAACGCTTTGGTAAGTTGAGGACTGAAGGGGGTCAAATATCCGTCCGGACTCTTCAGCTTGATCATGGCAATTTATCGGACAAGGTCGGCACTGAACCCAGGAAAGTGTCGAGCCGGTGTCGATGGTGACGAGGTTCATAATGGCCGGAGTGCCCAGGCCGATGGCCATGAGGAACCGATCTTTATGGATTCTGTCGTCCTCAAGGAATACCATGTGTTCTGTACATTTGATACTTGTACTGATGCTTGTATGCATGGGTGCATCTCGTGGAACACTGGGAATTGAAAGGCACCATCGCCGttctgaccaagatctgctagcagtAGACATAACACATTGGGTAATTATTAATTGAGAGAAGGATAAAATTCAAGCATCTGCTGCTATAGCTTTGAAATTTATTCACCCAACACACAATTAACTCAACTCATCTGTTGGTCATTGTTAATGCACTCAATACATAATATTTAGAAAACTCACAGAACACAAATTTGAACTTCACCATATATGGGTATAGGAGATGAGGAGCATGAGCTAGAGCATTACCGTAGGTTGAGGGGCATAAGCTAGAGCTGGTGCAGTACTGAGACGTATAGCTTAGTGCAAGCATAATGAGAATCAAGTACTCCATGCCTAATGTTATTCTCCAGAGAAACTTTGCTTCATAAAACTTCACCAGGCAATATGTACTCTAGTTGCTTAGAGACATGCAAAACAAGCTCACCACCTACCCAGTCATGCCTATAACACTGCTTACTATAATAGATACAATATGCTCAGTAACAAAATTATTAGCATGGAAAATGTTATTGGGACCCAAAACTATATTATTACTGTGCAGATCTTTTGGTAACTAATACGGCCAGGGTTTTTCATTCGGTCAAAGAAATCCGGAAACCGGTCTTTCTGGCCAGAACCGGTAGGAGAAATACCAGACAGTTTTACAATTTTTGcccaaattcaaaaaaattgatcGAACTTTGAAAATTTTCAAATGATTTTGGACGAAAATTGACCGGGAAACCGCCGTTTCCGGCCACCATCAGGGAAAATCGGAAACGGTAAAAAGAAAAACTTGATACAGGCAAGGTAATTCATATAGGAGTTTTGCGAAGTATAGGTAAACAAAATGGAAAACATCTGGGGAAAAGAAGAAGTTATCACAAGTCAGCTGTTGCATTGCATCAGTTAATTAAGGCTGTAATCCtgagattccaacgttcacatttAACAAAACCTACAAAAAGAAGAGGATATATAAACTACAATTTGTCACAGTTAGTGGTTTGCTAACTTCAGGCAGTCAATCAACAACGGGAAGTTCAGTCGGTAAAACACCAGTCTGTGGAGTATCCCCACTGACGCCTGTCGCCTCCCATGCATGGGTACCCATTTGCCGTAGGATGGCTTAGAAGAGCAGCTCCGAGAGTGACTGTTTGATCCGGCATCACCGACGCATTGACATTTTTCAGCTTCCTCCTCCCATCAAAATAATCGGTGACAAGTCTCCGAATCCCAGGGACCATGGTGCTTCCACCAACCAGCACAATCTCATCAAGCAGGTCCTTGTTCTTGTCTAGCTCAGCTTGTCTCATGGCActctccaccaacgccatggcttTAAGGAACAAGTCATGGTTCAGCTCCTCAAACTCCGCCCGGGTCAGCGAGGCCGAGAAATCGACGCCATCGACAAGTGACTTGATGCTCAGTTCGGCAACGTCTTGGCTGCTCAACGCCTTCTTGGCCTGCTCACACGCCGTCCTCAACCTGCCCAGCGCGCTGCCCTTGTCGTCGTTGCGGATGAGGTCCTTGCCGTGCTTCTTCCTGATCAGCTTGACGAAGTGATCGACAATCCTCTGGTCGAAGTCCTGTCCTCCGAGGAAAGGATCCTCGTCTGCTCCCATGAACTCGAAGACGCCGTCCACATACGACATGACGCTCGCGTCTGACGTCCCGCCGCCCATGTGGAGAACGAGGACGTTGCCCTCGTCGCGCAGCTTCCTGTGGAGGCCGTGAGCGACGGCAGCCGCGGTCGGCTCGTCGATCAACCTCGTGACGCGCAGGCCGGCGAGCTCGGCGGCCCTCAAGATGGAATACCTTGCTGGATCGTTGTACTGCTGCGGCACCGTGACGACGGCCTCCTGGATCGCGCGGCCGAGGTACGCCTCGGCCgactccctgagcttggcgaacaCCATGGCCGTGATCTCGTCGGCGCCGAGGTTCTTGACCGCACCGTCTGCTACCATCTTCACCTGAACGAGGGGCCTCTCGCGGCCTACGACTTTGTAGGGCACGCGGGCCATGAGTTCCCGCACGTTCTCCTCCTCGCGCTCAAAGTCGCGCCTCTTCCCGAGCAGGCGCTTGAAGCCGAAGATGGGAGCGGCGTGGTTCTTGGCGTCCTCGCCGACCAAGACGGACCCGTCGCCGGGGAAGGCCACCCAGGTTGGGATGCAGAGCTGGAACATGGTTTCGGCCTGGCCGTTGCCGTGGCCGTAGCCGGCGACGCACGAGTTGGTGTTGCCCAAGTCGATGGCGATCGCCGGAGACGGAGAGTAGGGCGTCTGGTTGCCGGTGAACGCGCCCGCCTGGTCGAGCAGAAGAAAACACGCAAGGATAGATACGAGGATGGCCGCGAGGCCCGCGACCCTCACGTCAACCATCGCCATCGCACTTGATCCAAGCTTCTCGATCTGCCGCGTCTTGTGTTGGGTGATTGGATCTATATATTTTCTGAGCAAACCGCCGGCCGATATGTTGTTTATGGTCCCGAGTTTCGATCCATCTCTAGTCGGAAGTAGTAACCGAacgcgaatccaggagctgttTTGCCCAACTCGTTctctttatttcattttttttttgACAGTCAAGCaccttctttatttatttattgatttcaATTAGTTAGTACAGTACATAATAAGTAGGAAAAAGTCCAAACCTTGAACTAGTAGACAAAAATTAAATCAAACCCTGAACCCTAATAGACAAGATCAGCACATCGAACTCTGTGATGCCGATTTATTGTAAGCCTTGAAAGTGTTCACAAACAGGGATTATCGATGTGGCAGCTCGAACCTGGGATTGTTGGATGCAACCATGACCAAACGCAAATCATGGAGTTGTTTTGCCCACATCATCCTTCTTTTATTTGACTGATTTCAATATACATACATAAATAATTTCTTTTAGACTACCTTGGATTTCATTTAACTATTTATTTAGAAAAAGAGGTCAAGTTCATGTCCTAAATAAGACCAACACAAGAGAGTATGACATTACTGGAGCAACCTAGGAGCTTTTACAAGCTTGGTGGGTACGGTGCAACGGTGTCGTCACTAGTGCAGATTGGATAATGGCACATATTAAAAAAAAACTTTCGATGACACGTTCGATTTGTCGCCTTGCGATGAAAGACGAAGATCTCTCATTTAGTGGGAAAATGTACATCCATGCGTAAATGTTTAGCACCAAAAAATGCAAACACTAATTGAAAGcatattcattttttaaaaaatttgtTGAAATTTGGAGCATCTTTACTGGGATTGATATAGTAGTCTGAGGAAAATGTGCTGATAAATTCCCTAACATCTTGTTCTGTTGCTCATTTGACCTGCAGAGGTGATGGAAGCCGGCACCACCCTCCTAGCGTTCACCCGTCCCGTGCTCGCAGATGCCTCGGACTCCGCTTCCTGGAGTCGCACTCTCTCGGGAGATTTTTCGGTTGCCTCGGCCTATCATATCATGCTCTGTGTCGTAGGCCGACTATTACTTGGGTGGCGC comes from Triticum aestivum cultivar Chinese Spring chromosome 5B, IWGSC CS RefSeq v2.1, whole genome shotgun sequence and encodes:
- the LOC123115715 gene encoding aspartyl protease family protein At5g10770; translation: MPLNLRSWSERRWCLSIPSVPRDAPMHTSISTSIKCTEHMVFLEDDRIHKDRFLMAIGLGTPAIMNLVTIDTGSTLSWVQCRPCPINCHDQAEESGRIFDPLQSSTYQSVGCSTEDCGYVHETLGIPFCCNEEQDSCLYSLRYASEEYTAGSLVKDKLTLGNNFSIDDFMFGCSGDDRYNAADAGIIGFGGETYSFFRQVVRHTNYTTFSHCFPGNHRNGGFLSIGPYDRYNLQFIPLVEYGSHGDNPAYAIQQLDMMVDGIRLEVDPSIYATRMTILDSGTIDTFILSPVFRAFDKAITAAMLAKGYAREAAGRNKICFTSTSDSVNWRDMPTVEMKFVRSILKLPSENVFYRVSADKICSTFRPDVAGLTGVPILGNRETRSFRVVYDIQDSKFGFQAGAC
- the LOC123115716 gene encoding luminal-binding protein 5, producing MAMVDVRVAGLAAILVSILACFLLLDQAGAFTGNQTPYSPSPAIAIDLGNTNSCVAGYGHGNGQAETMFQLCIPTWVAFPGDGSVLVGEDAKNHAAPIFGFKRLLGKRRDFEREEENVRELMARVPYKVVGRERPLVQVKMVADGAVKNLGADEITAMVFAKLRESAEAYLGRAIQEAVVTVPQQYNDPARYSILRAAELAGLRVTRLIDEPTAAAVAHGLHRKLRDEGNVLVLHMGGGTSDASVMSYVDGVFEFMGADEDPFLGGQDFDQRIVDHFVKLIRKKHGKDLIRNDDKGSALGRLRTACEQAKKALSSQDVAELSIKSLVDGVDFSASLTRAEFEELNHDLFLKAMALVESAMRQAELDKNKDLLDEIVLVGGSTMVPGIRRLVTDYFDGRRKLKNVNASVMPDQTVTLGAALLSHPTANGYPCMGGDRRQWGYSTDWCFTD